A window of the Clupea harengus chromosome 8, Ch_v2.0.2, whole genome shotgun sequence genome harbors these coding sequences:
- the LOC105891525 gene encoding uncharacterized protein LOC105891525 isoform X3 codes for MEAKIRQRFYWQNIREDVDNWIQTCMRCQRFERVKTEAPEMRPIKPVAPWHMIGVDLIGPMKASRKGKNTYCLTATDYFTKWVEAIPIKRKAAVLTAEAMMDIFLKHGAPEVILTDRGREFWNEVNTDMFRRCGVKHRMSSAYHPQTNGLDERTNQTLKISIGKTLDGLQERWEDQLKEIVFAHNSCVQSSSRFSPFRLMYGREPRLFCEVTGGDSPEEEDVDSPDEADVEAYVEERHRKDAEVFEKVHANLERAQQRQRNTYGKRIKKGTKRYPIRPGMVVLKKDERKRGRPGMTMKPTWPNKYKVVKVEDNFVELETMDGIPLTSRTPYASVKPVRIRSQTGHPIEETVEVSSDSSMSGSDTREVTCTVPPGTLSPQEETGQSYGLPGSVTEDYRLEDSDVIISGVQSGKPVLASLSDRVDNIRAMLLQPQSWLDDRAIDHAMALLRVQYPHVGGLLSTTSLALLTPLPAPTQGFVQIMNICGNHWVVVSNVGCKVGEVSIFDSLHRTCTDDFAAQVTAILQFAGKTVRLQWPDVQGQKGVADCGLFAIANSLTLCRGEDPCMVQYHQDHMRTHLCSSLQAGQLAPFPSTRKSASAIPVYFMEVEVHCYCRRTVRRGKDAVVACGRCGEVFHQDCISPYSHLFICKKCTVIKVR; via the exons ATGGAGGCCAAGATCCGGCAGCGCTTTTATTGGCAGAACATCAGGGAGGATGTGGACAACTGG ATTCAGACCTGCATGCGGTGCCAACGCTTTGAGAGGGTGAAGACGGAGGCCCCGGAGATGAGGCCCATCAAGCCAGTTGCTCCCTGGCACATGATTG GTGTTGATCTCATCGGACCCATGAAGGCGtcaagaaaggggaaaaacaccTATTGCCTCACAGCGACTGACTATTTCACCAAGTGGGTAGAGGCTATTCCCATCAAGAGGAAGGCAGCCGTGTTGACTGCGGAG GCTATGATGGATATCTTCCTGAAACATGGTGCCCCGGAGGTCATCTTGACCGACAGAGGAAGGGAGTTCTGGAATGAG GTGAACACGGACATGTTCAGGAGGTGTGGGGTCAAGCACCGCATGTCCTCCGCCTACCACCCGCAAACTAATG GATTGGATGAGAGGACAAACCAAACTCTCAAAATTTCGATTGGGAAGACCCTCGACGGACTTCAGGAGAGGTGGGAAGATCAATTAAAAGAAATTGTTTTTGCCCACAACTCTTGTGTTCAGTCTTCTTCTAGGTTCTCGCCTTTCCGCCTGATGTATGGCCGTGAGCCACGACTCTTTTGTGAG GTCACTGGAGGAGACTCtccggaggaggaggatgtcGACAGTCCAGATGAGGCGGACGTCGAGGCCTATGTCGAGGAGCGACACAGGAAAGATGCCGAGGTTTTTGAAAAG GTGCATGCCAACCTGGAGAGGGcccagcagagacagagaaataccTACGGGAAGAGGATTAAGAAGGGGACCAAGAGGTATCCTATCAGGCCAGGGATGGTGGTGTTGAAGAAGGATGAGCGGAAGCGCGGGAGGCCAGGCATGACAATGAAGCCTACTTGGCCAAACAAGTACAA GGTGGTGAAGGTGGAGGACAATTTTGTGGAGCTGGAGACCATGGATGGAATCCCTCTGACTTCCAGGACACCCTACGCTTCAGTGAAGCCAGTTCGTATCA GGTCCCAGACAGGCCACCCCATTGAGGAGACTGTAGAGGTTTCCTCTGACAGCTCTATGTCGGGGAGCGACACCCGTGAG GTGACATGCACTGTACCTCCTGGCACACTGTCCCCACAAGAAGAGACCGGACAGTCTTATGGTCTACCCGGCTCTGTGACAGAGGACTACAGGCTGGAG gaCAGTGATGTTATCATCTCGGGTGTCCAGTCAGGCAAACCTGTTCTGGCGTCACTGAGTGACAGGGTGGACAACATCAGGGCGATGCTGCTCCAGCCCCAGTCTTGGTTGGACGACCGTGCCATCGATCATGCCATGGCACTCTTGAGGGTCCAATACCCTCATGTCGGAGGcctcctctccaccacctccctgGCCCTACTGACACCTCTCCCAGCACCAACCCAGGGATTTGTACAAATAATGAATATTTGTGGGAATCACTGGGTTGTGGTAAGTAATGTCGGCTGCAAGGTAGGAGAAGTAAGTATCTTTGATTCCCTTCATCGTACTTGCACAGATGACTTTGCTGCCCAAGTAACTGCCATTCTACAGTTTGCAGGGAAGACAGTTCGTCTACAGTGGCCAGACGTCCAGGGACAGAAGGGGGTTGCAGATTGTGGACTGTTTGCCATTGCAAACAGTCTTACTCTCTGCAGAGGTGAGGATCCTTGCATGGTACAGTACCATCAAGACCACATGCGGactcatctctgttcctctttacaGGCTGGCCAGTTAGCACCATTCCCCAGCACGAGGAAGAGTGCCTCTGCTATTCCTGTTTACTtcatggaggtggaggtgcaCTGCTACTGCAGGCGGACTGTGCGGAGAGGTAAGGATGCAGTGGTAGCCTGTGGAAGATGTGGTGAGGTCTTCCATCAGGACTGCATCTCTCCTTACAGTCATCTGTTTATATGTAAAAAGTGTACAGTGATCAAAGTTAGATAA
- the LOC105891525 gene encoding uncharacterized protein LOC105891525 isoform X1: MMVAMSSRLTYRSREKLSFTSGTPQEPTSGQRQRQRQRQHSISITFLYYILIFIILFAYFVKMVSFDNILFYLVGSKDKYKPGTEESAKRAIRKAAKAYCVQGDALYHQGDESCLRRVVMTEEEKTPILEEAHAGHFGRARMEAKIRQRFYWQNIREDVDNWIQTCMRCQRFERVKTEAPEMRPIKPVAPWHMIGVDLIGPMKASRKGKNTYCLTATDYFTKWVEAIPIKRKAAVLTAEAMMDIFLKHGAPEVILTDRGREFWNEVNTDMFRRCGVKHRMSSAYHPQTNGLDERTNQTLKISIGKTLDGLQERWEDQLKEIVFAHNSCVQSSSRFSPFRLMYGREPRLFCEVTGGDSPEEEDVDSPDEADVEAYVEERHRKDAEVFEKVHANLERAQQRQRNTYGKRIKKGTKRYPIRPGMVVLKKDERKRGRPGMTMKPTWPNKYKVVKVEDNFVELETMDGIPLTSRTPYASVKPVRIRSQTGHPIEETVEVSSDSSMSGSDTREVTCTVPPGTLSPQEETGQSYGLPGSVTEDYRLEDSDVIISGVQSGKPVLASLSDRVDNIRAMLLQPQSWLDDRAIDHAMALLRVQYPHVGGLLSTTSLALLTPLPAPTQGFVQIMNICGNHWVVVSNVGCKVGEVSIFDSLHRTCTDDFAAQVTAILQFAGKTVRLQWPDVQGQKGVADCGLFAIANSLTLCRGEDPCMVQYHQDHMRTHLCSSLQAGQLAPFPSTRKSASAIPVYFMEVEVHCYCRRTVRRGKDAVVACGRCGEVFHQDCISPYSHLFICKKCTVIKVR, from the exons ATGATGGTTGCTATGAGCTCGCGGTTGACATATAGGAGTCGCGAGAAGCTGTCATTTACCTCAGGAACACCTCAGGAACCCACAAGCGGACAGAGACAGCGACAGCGACAGCGACAGCATTCaatttcaattacatttctttATTACATTCTAATCTTCATTATCCTATTTGCCTACTTTGTGAAAATGGTATCGTTtgataatattttattttatcttgtAGGTAGCAAGGACAAGTACAAACCAGGGACGGAAGAGTCCGCCAAAAGAGCTATTAGAAAAGCTGCAAAAGCCTACTGTGTCCAAG GTGATGCGTTGTACCACCAAGGCGATGAGTCCTGTCTGAGGAGAGTGGTGATGACGGAAGAGGAGAAG ACTCCCATCCTCGAAGAGGCACACGCAGGCCACTTTGGGCGAGCGCGCATGGAGGCCAAGATCCGGCAGCGCTTTTATTGGCAGAACATCAGGGAGGATGTGGACAACTGG ATTCAGACCTGCATGCGGTGCCAACGCTTTGAGAGGGTGAAGACGGAGGCCCCGGAGATGAGGCCCATCAAGCCAGTTGCTCCCTGGCACATGATTG GTGTTGATCTCATCGGACCCATGAAGGCGtcaagaaaggggaaaaacaccTATTGCCTCACAGCGACTGACTATTTCACCAAGTGGGTAGAGGCTATTCCCATCAAGAGGAAGGCAGCCGTGTTGACTGCGGAG GCTATGATGGATATCTTCCTGAAACATGGTGCCCCGGAGGTCATCTTGACCGACAGAGGAAGGGAGTTCTGGAATGAG GTGAACACGGACATGTTCAGGAGGTGTGGGGTCAAGCACCGCATGTCCTCCGCCTACCACCCGCAAACTAATG GATTGGATGAGAGGACAAACCAAACTCTCAAAATTTCGATTGGGAAGACCCTCGACGGACTTCAGGAGAGGTGGGAAGATCAATTAAAAGAAATTGTTTTTGCCCACAACTCTTGTGTTCAGTCTTCTTCTAGGTTCTCGCCTTTCCGCCTGATGTATGGCCGTGAGCCACGACTCTTTTGTGAG GTCACTGGAGGAGACTCtccggaggaggaggatgtcGACAGTCCAGATGAGGCGGACGTCGAGGCCTATGTCGAGGAGCGACACAGGAAAGATGCCGAGGTTTTTGAAAAG GTGCATGCCAACCTGGAGAGGGcccagcagagacagagaaataccTACGGGAAGAGGATTAAGAAGGGGACCAAGAGGTATCCTATCAGGCCAGGGATGGTGGTGTTGAAGAAGGATGAGCGGAAGCGCGGGAGGCCAGGCATGACAATGAAGCCTACTTGGCCAAACAAGTACAA GGTGGTGAAGGTGGAGGACAATTTTGTGGAGCTGGAGACCATGGATGGAATCCCTCTGACTTCCAGGACACCCTACGCTTCAGTGAAGCCAGTTCGTATCA GGTCCCAGACAGGCCACCCCATTGAGGAGACTGTAGAGGTTTCCTCTGACAGCTCTATGTCGGGGAGCGACACCCGTGAG GTGACATGCACTGTACCTCCTGGCACACTGTCCCCACAAGAAGAGACCGGACAGTCTTATGGTCTACCCGGCTCTGTGACAGAGGACTACAGGCTGGAG gaCAGTGATGTTATCATCTCGGGTGTCCAGTCAGGCAAACCTGTTCTGGCGTCACTGAGTGACAGGGTGGACAACATCAGGGCGATGCTGCTCCAGCCCCAGTCTTGGTTGGACGACCGTGCCATCGATCATGCCATGGCACTCTTGAGGGTCCAATACCCTCATGTCGGAGGcctcctctccaccacctccctgGCCCTACTGACACCTCTCCCAGCACCAACCCAGGGATTTGTACAAATAATGAATATTTGTGGGAATCACTGGGTTGTGGTAAGTAATGTCGGCTGCAAGGTAGGAGAAGTAAGTATCTTTGATTCCCTTCATCGTACTTGCACAGATGACTTTGCTGCCCAAGTAACTGCCATTCTACAGTTTGCAGGGAAGACAGTTCGTCTACAGTGGCCAGACGTCCAGGGACAGAAGGGGGTTGCAGATTGTGGACTGTTTGCCATTGCAAACAGTCTTACTCTCTGCAGAGGTGAGGATCCTTGCATGGTACAGTACCATCAAGACCACATGCGGactcatctctgttcctctttacaGGCTGGCCAGTTAGCACCATTCCCCAGCACGAGGAAGAGTGCCTCTGCTATTCCTGTTTACTtcatggaggtggaggtgcaCTGCTACTGCAGGCGGACTGTGCGGAGAGGTAAGGATGCAGTGGTAGCCTGTGGAAGATGTGGTGAGGTCTTCCATCAGGACTGCATCTCTCCTTACAGTCATCTGTTTATATGTAAAAAGTGTACAGTGATCAAAGTTAGATAA
- the LOC105891525 gene encoding uncharacterized protein LOC105891525 isoform X2: MMVAMSSRLTYRSREKLSFTSGTPQEPTSGQRQRQRQRQHSISITFLYYILIFIILFAYFVKMVSFDNILFYLVGSKDKYKPGTEESAKRAIRKAAKAYCVQGDALYHQGDESCLRRVVMTEEEKTPILEEAHAGHFGRARMEAKIRQRFYWQNIREDVDNWIQTCMRCQRFERVKTEAPEMRPIKPVAPWHMIGVDLIGPMKASRKGKNTYCLTATDYFTKWVEAIPIKRKAAVLTAEAMMDIFLKHGAPEVILTDRGREFWNEVNTDMFRRCGVKHRMSSAYHPQTNGLDERTNQTLKISIGKTLDGLQERWEDQLKEIVFAHNSCVQSSSRFSPFRLMYGREPRLFCEVTGGDSPEEEDVDSPDEADVEAYVEERHRKDAEVFEKVHANLERAQQRQRNTYGKRIKKGTKRYPIRPGMVVLKKDERKRGRPGMTMKPTWPNKYKVVKVEDNFVELETMDGIPLTSRTPYASVKPVRIRSQTGHPIEETVEVSSDSSMSGSDTREVTCTVPPGTLSPQEETGQSYGLPGSVTEDYRLEDSDVIISGVQSGKPVLASLSDRVDNIRAMLLQPQSWLDDRAIDHAMALLRVQYPHVGGLLSTTSLALLTPLPAPTQGFVQIMNICGNHWVVVSNVGCKVGEFAGKTVRLQWPDVQGQKGVADCGLFAIANSLTLCRGEDPCMVQYHQDHMRTHLCSSLQAGQLAPFPSTRKSASAIPVYFMEVEVHCYCRRTVRRGKDAVVACGRCGEVFHQDCISPYSHLFICKKCTVIKVR; encoded by the exons ATGATGGTTGCTATGAGCTCGCGGTTGACATATAGGAGTCGCGAGAAGCTGTCATTTACCTCAGGAACACCTCAGGAACCCACAAGCGGACAGAGACAGCGACAGCGACAGCGACAGCATTCaatttcaattacatttctttATTACATTCTAATCTTCATTATCCTATTTGCCTACTTTGTGAAAATGGTATCGTTtgataatattttattttatcttgtAGGTAGCAAGGACAAGTACAAACCAGGGACGGAAGAGTCCGCCAAAAGAGCTATTAGAAAAGCTGCAAAAGCCTACTGTGTCCAAG GTGATGCGTTGTACCACCAAGGCGATGAGTCCTGTCTGAGGAGAGTGGTGATGACGGAAGAGGAGAAG ACTCCCATCCTCGAAGAGGCACACGCAGGCCACTTTGGGCGAGCGCGCATGGAGGCCAAGATCCGGCAGCGCTTTTATTGGCAGAACATCAGGGAGGATGTGGACAACTGG ATTCAGACCTGCATGCGGTGCCAACGCTTTGAGAGGGTGAAGACGGAGGCCCCGGAGATGAGGCCCATCAAGCCAGTTGCTCCCTGGCACATGATTG GTGTTGATCTCATCGGACCCATGAAGGCGtcaagaaaggggaaaaacaccTATTGCCTCACAGCGACTGACTATTTCACCAAGTGGGTAGAGGCTATTCCCATCAAGAGGAAGGCAGCCGTGTTGACTGCGGAG GCTATGATGGATATCTTCCTGAAACATGGTGCCCCGGAGGTCATCTTGACCGACAGAGGAAGGGAGTTCTGGAATGAG GTGAACACGGACATGTTCAGGAGGTGTGGGGTCAAGCACCGCATGTCCTCCGCCTACCACCCGCAAACTAATG GATTGGATGAGAGGACAAACCAAACTCTCAAAATTTCGATTGGGAAGACCCTCGACGGACTTCAGGAGAGGTGGGAAGATCAATTAAAAGAAATTGTTTTTGCCCACAACTCTTGTGTTCAGTCTTCTTCTAGGTTCTCGCCTTTCCGCCTGATGTATGGCCGTGAGCCACGACTCTTTTGTGAG GTCACTGGAGGAGACTCtccggaggaggaggatgtcGACAGTCCAGATGAGGCGGACGTCGAGGCCTATGTCGAGGAGCGACACAGGAAAGATGCCGAGGTTTTTGAAAAG GTGCATGCCAACCTGGAGAGGGcccagcagagacagagaaataccTACGGGAAGAGGATTAAGAAGGGGACCAAGAGGTATCCTATCAGGCCAGGGATGGTGGTGTTGAAGAAGGATGAGCGGAAGCGCGGGAGGCCAGGCATGACAATGAAGCCTACTTGGCCAAACAAGTACAA GGTGGTGAAGGTGGAGGACAATTTTGTGGAGCTGGAGACCATGGATGGAATCCCTCTGACTTCCAGGACACCCTACGCTTCAGTGAAGCCAGTTCGTATCA GGTCCCAGACAGGCCACCCCATTGAGGAGACTGTAGAGGTTTCCTCTGACAGCTCTATGTCGGGGAGCGACACCCGTGAG GTGACATGCACTGTACCTCCTGGCACACTGTCCCCACAAGAAGAGACCGGACAGTCTTATGGTCTACCCGGCTCTGTGACAGAGGACTACAGGCTGGAG gaCAGTGATGTTATCATCTCGGGTGTCCAGTCAGGCAAACCTGTTCTGGCGTCACTGAGTGACAGGGTGGACAACATCAGGGCGATGCTGCTCCAGCCCCAGTCTTGGTTGGACGACCGTGCCATCGATCATGCCATGGCACTCTTGAGGGTCCAATACCCTCATGTCGGAGGcctcctctccaccacctccctgGCCCTACTGACACCTCTCCCAGCACCAACCCAGGGATTTGTACAAATAATGAATATTTGTGGGAATCACTGGGTTGTGGTAAGTAATGTCGGCTGCAAGGTAGGAGAA TTTGCAGGGAAGACAGTTCGTCTACAGTGGCCAGACGTCCAGGGACAGAAGGGGGTTGCAGATTGTGGACTGTTTGCCATTGCAAACAGTCTTACTCTCTGCAGAGGTGAGGATCCTTGCATGGTACAGTACCATCAAGACCACATGCGGactcatctctgttcctctttacaGGCTGGCCAGTTAGCACCATTCCCCAGCACGAGGAAGAGTGCCTCTGCTATTCCTGTTTACTtcatggaggtggaggtgcaCTGCTACTGCAGGCGGACTGTGCGGAGAGGTAAGGATGCAGTGGTAGCCTGTGGAAGATGTGGTGAGGTCTTCCATCAGGACTGCATCTCTCCTTACAGTCATCTGTTTATATGTAAAAAGTGTACAGTGATCAAAGTTAGATAA